The proteins below are encoded in one region of Anaerolineales bacterium:
- a CDS encoding cold-shock protein has product MSERIVGTVKWFNGGKGYGFIEREGGPDVFVHFSSIVAEGFRSLEQGQRVEFTVEQGEKGPQAANVTIV; this is encoded by the coding sequence ATGTCAGAAAGAATTGTCGGGACGGTAAAGTGGTTCAACGGCGGCAAGGGCTACGGCTTCATCGAGCGTGAAGGCGGCCCGGACGTTTTTGTCCACTTCTCCTCGATCGTGGCCGAGGGCTTCCGCAGCCTGGAGCAGGGCCAGCGGGTCGAGTTCACGGTTGAGCAGGGCGAGAAGGGCCCGCAGGCCGCGAACGTCACCATCGTCTAG
- a CDS encoding amidohydrolase — MQADWILAHATVIPMDGASPVISDGAVAVQGETLLAVGPSARVLETFSAANVMDCTGRVLLPGLVNAHTHVPMTLLRGLADDRRLDVWLLGYMMPVEREFVSPDFCRLGTLLACAEMIRGGVTCFADMYYFEDSVARATAEAGMRAVCSQTVLKFPSPDAASYEDSLAMAREFITAWRSHPLITPSVAPHAPYTTTPDILRACAQLAIEFDVPLHIHLAETAQEVDDCRAANGMPVIPWVKKQSLLEAKVLAAHCVHIDEGEIHTLKRANAGVAHNPSSNLKLASGFAPVAQMLAEGLPVGIGTDGPASNNDLDMFEEMRLASFLAKATTGNPTALPAAQTLAMATRLGAQALHLGDVTGSLEPGKRADLILVDLRDVHTSPAFAHEPEAVISRLVYSARSTDVTDVMVNGRWLMRDRKLLTIDVGPLLDAAAVYARRIDAFLVEREGSLYSRLVAIGGAEQGESYEVQIKLHLENPESVVAAFTHGGLEIIRRAHYREYDTYFSFGDASQGRLRHREDEFIDEQGEVSNVRYRLTLTGPAAERRFPNSALLSRSRFIAPATHSLRFYREYFKPEKEAEVSKERLRWMVRFEGEEFFVNIDHMLKPKIEGAFLEIKSRTWSRLDAEEKALKINALLEALGVQDARPVEQDYAEMAGD; from the coding sequence ATGCAGGCGGATTGGATACTGGCTCACGCCACGGTGATCCCCATGGACGGCGCGTCGCCGGTGATCTCCGACGGGGCCGTCGCCGTGCAGGGTGAAACCCTGCTGGCCGTCGGTCCGAGCGCCCGGGTCCTGGAGACCTTTTCCGCGGCCAACGTGATGGATTGCACGGGGCGGGTGCTGTTGCCAGGGCTGGTCAATGCACACACCCATGTCCCGATGACGCTGCTGCGCGGCCTGGCGGACGACCGACGGCTGGACGTCTGGCTGCTCGGCTACATGATGCCGGTCGAGCGCGAATTCGTCTCGCCGGACTTCTGCCGGCTGGGGACCCTGCTGGCGTGCGCTGAGATGATACGCGGCGGGGTCACCTGTTTCGCCGACATGTACTACTTCGAGGACTCAGTTGCCCGGGCTACGGCCGAGGCCGGGATGCGCGCCGTCTGCTCTCAGACCGTGCTCAAGTTCCCATCGCCGGATGCAGCCTCCTATGAGGACAGCCTGGCGATGGCCCGAGAGTTCATCACTGCCTGGCGCTCGCACCCCCTGATTACGCCCTCCGTCGCCCCGCATGCCCCATACACCACCACGCCGGACATCTTGCGAGCATGCGCCCAGCTGGCGATTGAATTCGATGTCCCACTGCATATTCACTTGGCCGAGACCGCCCAGGAAGTGGATGACTGCCGGGCCGCCAACGGGATGCCGGTCATCCCCTGGGTCAAGAAACAGTCCTTGCTGGAAGCCAAGGTGTTGGCCGCCCATTGCGTCCATATCGACGAGGGCGAGATCCACACCCTGAAGCGGGCCAATGCCGGGGTCGCCCACAATCCCTCCAGCAACCTCAAGCTCGCCTCCGGGTTTGCCCCGGTGGCTCAGATGTTGGCCGAAGGCCTGCCGGTCGGGATCGGCACCGATGGGCCGGCCTCGAACAACGATCTCGATATGTTCGAGGAGATGCGGCTGGCATCCTTCCTTGCCAAGGCCACCACTGGAAATCCGACGGCGCTGCCTGCGGCCCAGACTTTGGCGATGGCCACTCGCCTGGGCGCCCAGGCGCTCCACCTCGGGGATGTGACCGGCTCGCTCGAGCCGGGCAAGCGGGCCGACCTGATCCTGGTAGATCTGCGGGATGTGCATACCTCGCCTGCCTTCGCCCACGAACCGGAGGCGGTGATCTCGCGCCTGGTGTACTCGGCACGTTCGACCGACGTCACGGACGTCATGGTCAACGGGCGGTGGCTGATGCGGGATCGCAAGCTGCTGACCATCGATGTCGGACCGCTGCTCGACGCCGCGGCCGTCTACGCCCGGCGCATCGATGCCTTCCTTGTCGAGCGCGAAGGGTCACTGTACTCGCGGCTGGTCGCCATCGGTGGAGCCGAGCAGGGAGAGAGCTATGAGGTTCAGATCAAGCTGCACCTGGAGAACCCCGAGTCGGTCGTGGCTGCCTTCACCCATGGCGGGCTGGAAATCATTCGCCGCGCCCACTATCGCGAGTACGATACGTACTTTTCCTTCGGCGACGCCTCGCAGGGACGCCTACGCCACCGGGAGGACGAATTCATCGATGAACAGGGGGAGGTTTCCAACGTCCGCTATCGGCTTACCCTGACGGGTCCGGCTGCCGAGCGTCGCTTCCCCAACTCCGCCCTGCTCTCGCGCTCGCGCTTCATCGCCCCGGCTACGCACAGCCTGCGGTTCTACCGCGAGTACTTCAAGCCGGAGAAGGAAGCTGAGGTCTCGAAAGAGCGCCTGCGCTGGATGGTGCGCTTTGAGGGCGAGGAGTTCTTCGTCAATATCGACCACATGCTCAAACCTAAGATCGAGGGCGCCTTCCTGGAGATCAAGAGCCGAACCTGGTCTCGCCTGGATGCCGAGGAAAAGGCGCTCAAGATCAACGCCCTGCTCGAAGCGCTCGGCGTCCAGGATGCCCGCCCGGTCGAGCAGGACTACGCCGAGATGGCGGGCGACTGA